In Deinococcus sp. QL22, the following are encoded in one genomic region:
- the gatA gene encoding Asp-tRNA(Asn)/Glu-tRNA(Gln) amidotransferase subunit GatA, producing MSVPATPSVTNTPQPSATDVARAVLAQETTPQALLSESLARIEAAQHLNALISLNAGAEAQAEAVHARIQAGEALPLAGVPIIVKDNINVRGTRTTCGSRILANYTSPYDATVARRLVQAGAVIVGKANMDEFAMGSSTESSASGPTLNPWDTARVPGGSSGGSAVAVAAHLTPISLGSDTGGSVRQPAAFTGVYGLKPTYGRVSRFGLVAYASSLDQIGPFARSAADLALIMNVIAGHDPQDATSLHAPPQFAAGTPDDLRGLRVGVIRESLEGNTAGVESTLSATLDALRGAGASVQEVSVASVRHAIAAYYLIAMPEASSNLARYDGMTYGSRDTPGADVNTSMTLTREHGFGREVQRRILIGTYALSSGYYDAYYSKAMKVRGLIAQDFARAFADFDVLVTPTSPFPAFRHGEKSSDPLAMYAADVDTVAINLAGLPALSVPAGFETVDGVRLPVGIQFIAPALKDELLLTLAGGLEGVGAVQMEGPAGY from the coding sequence ATGTCTGTTCCCGCGACCCCTTCTGTTACAAACACGCCCCAGCCTTCTGCCACCGACGTGGCGCGTGCCGTGTTGGCGCAGGAAACCACACCGCAAGCCCTGTTGTCCGAATCGTTGGCCCGAATCGAGGCAGCCCAGCACCTGAATGCTCTGATCAGCCTGAATGCGGGGGCCGAAGCACAGGCAGAGGCGGTGCACGCGCGGATACAGGCGGGCGAAGCTTTGCCTCTGGCGGGCGTGCCCATCATCGTGAAGGACAACATCAACGTGCGCGGCACCCGCACCACCTGTGGTAGCCGGATTTTGGCGAACTACACTAGTCCTTACGACGCCACCGTTGCCCGCCGCCTAGTGCAAGCGGGCGCGGTCATCGTGGGCAAGGCCAACATGGACGAGTTCGCGATGGGCAGTTCCACTGAATCCAGTGCCAGTGGCCCGACTCTGAATCCTTGGGATACGGCCCGCGTACCGGGCGGCAGCAGCGGCGGCAGCGCGGTGGCAGTGGCCGCCCACCTTACGCCCATCAGTTTGGGCAGCGATACAGGCGGCAGCGTGCGCCAACCCGCCGCATTCACAGGGGTCTATGGCCTGAAGCCCACCTACGGGCGCGTCAGCCGCTTTGGACTCGTGGCCTACGCCAGCAGCCTCGACCAGATCGGGCCGTTTGCCCGCAGCGCCGCCGACCTTGCCCTGATCATGAACGTGATCGCCGGACATGACCCACAGGACGCCACCAGCCTGCACGCGCCCCCGCAGTTTGCTGCCGGAACCCCCGACGACCTGCGCGGCCTGCGTGTGGGCGTCATCCGCGAGAGTTTGGAAGGCAATACGGCAGGCGTGGAGAGCACGCTGAGTGCCACGTTGGACGCCCTACGCGGGGCCGGGGCCAGCGTGCAGGAAGTCAGCGTCGCCAGCGTGCGGCACGCCATCGCCGCCTATTACCTGATCGCCATGCCGGAAGCCAGCAGCAACCTCGCCCGTTACGACGGCATGACCTACGGGAGCCGCGATACGCCCGGCGCAGATGTGAACACCAGCATGACCCTGACCCGCGAACACGGTTTTGGGCGGGAAGTGCAGCGCCGCATTCTGATCGGCACCTACGCCCTCAGCAGCGGCTACTACGACGCTTATTACTCCAAAGCCATGAAGGTACGTGGTCTGATCGCGCAGGATTTTGCCCGCGCCTTTGCCGACTTTGATGTGCTGGTCACGCCCACCAGCCCCTTCCCGGCCTTCCGGCACGGCGAGAAATCCAGCGATCCACTTGCCATGTACGCCGCCGATGTGGATACGGTCGCCATCAACTTGGCTGGACTGCCCGCCCTGAGCGTGCCCGCCGGGTTTGAAACTGTAGACGGCGTGCGCCTGCCCGTGGGCATTCAGTTCATCGCCCCCGCCCTGAAAGATGAATTGCTGCTGACGCTGGCCGGGGGGTTGGAGGGCGTGGGAGCCGTGCAGATGGAAGGGCCAGCGGGGTATTGA
- the truB gene encoding tRNA pseudouridine(55) synthase TruB has product MPVIAVDKPLNLTSHDVVGRARRALATKRVGHTGTLDPLATGVLVLCVNDSTKVVQFMDADSKDYLAWVSLGAGTRTLDAEGPIDDTADVPPLTEDGVRAILTDFVGPLAQVPPQYSAIQVGGVRAYAVARAGGTLDLPARNVVIHSLELLGIYESMEAAPHSFSPISQGWAPDAQGKTFPFPTPLGEFPTLLLRARVGSGTYLRSLARDVGAALGAPAHLSGLVRTRVGRYDLSAAADLEHLAEAKSIPDLDALDFPRLEADERLARELRQGKRPQHTAQGRQVVTLNGELVAVVDGDGAELKVVRAWA; this is encoded by the coding sequence ATGCCCGTGATTGCCGTAGACAAGCCGCTGAACCTGACTTCTCATGACGTGGTGGGCCGGGCACGGCGGGCGCTGGCCACCAAACGGGTGGGCCATACAGGAACGCTTGACCCGCTGGCAACGGGCGTGCTGGTACTGTGCGTGAACGACAGCACCAAAGTCGTGCAGTTTATGGACGCCGACAGCAAGGACTATCTGGCGTGGGTCAGCCTCGGCGCAGGCACGCGCACGCTGGACGCAGAAGGCCCGATTGACGACACCGCCGATGTGCCGCCCCTGACCGAAGACGGCGTGCGGGCAATCCTGACCGACTTCGTGGGGCCGCTGGCACAGGTTCCGCCGCAATACAGCGCGATTCAGGTGGGCGGCGTGCGGGCCTACGCGGTGGCGCGGGCCGGGGGCACTCTGGACTTGCCTGCCCGGAACGTGGTCATTCATTCGCTGGAACTGCTGGGCATTTACGAGAGTATGGAGGCCGCGCCACACAGCTTCTCCCCTATTTCGCAGGGATGGGCTCCTGACGCACAGGGCAAAACATTTCCCTTCCCGACTCCGTTGGGCGAGTTTCCCACCCTGCTGCTGCGTGCCCGCGTGGGCAGCGGCACTTACCTTCGCTCGTTAGCGCGGGATGTGGGCGCGGCGCTGGGCGCGCCTGCCCACCTGTCGGGACTGGTGCGCACCCGTGTGGGCCGCTATGACCTGTCTGCCGCCGCCGACTTGGAACACTTGGCAGAAGCAAAAAGCATCCCCGATCTGGACGCCCTCGATTTTCCACGCCTGGAGGCCGACGAACGCCTAGCCCGCGAACTGCGCCAGGGCAAGCGCCCCCAGCACACGGCACAGGGGCGTCAAGTGGTCACGCTGAATGGGGAATTGGTGGCAGTGGTGGATGGAGACGGGGCAGAGTTGAAGGTGGTGCGGGCGTGGGCATGA
- the hpt gene encoding hypoxanthine phosphoribosyltransferase, translating into MSLAPGNGPVQITQDQLQARIHELAQRIREDYAGRDPHLICVLNGAFMFHTDLVRALGVPCTIDFLQASSYGNEKQSSGEVKLVKDLQFPISDRDVILVEDIVDTGITMSYLLHYLQGRGPASLKVAALLSKPSRRKVEVPVEYLGFTIPDAFVYGYGLDRSQYDRNLPFITSQD; encoded by the coding sequence ATGAGCCTCGCCCCCGGCAACGGCCCCGTGCAAATCACACAGGATCAACTTCAGGCCCGCATTCACGAACTTGCCCAGCGCATTCGGGAGGATTACGCCGGACGCGACCCCCACCTGATCTGTGTCCTCAACGGTGCATTCATGTTTCATACCGACCTCGTGCGGGCGCTTGGCGTACCCTGCACCATCGATTTTTTGCAGGCCAGCAGCTACGGCAACGAAAAACAGAGCAGCGGCGAAGTCAAACTGGTCAAGGATTTGCAGTTTCCGATCAGCGACCGCGACGTGATTCTGGTGGAAGACATCGTGGACACCGGCATTACCATGAGTTACCTGCTGCACTACCTGCAGGGGCGTGGCCCCGCCAGTCTGAAGGTGGCTGCCCTCCTGAGCAAACCCAGCCGACGCAAAGTGGAAGTGCCCGTGGAATATCTGGGCTTCACCATTCCCGACGCCTTCGTGTACGGATACGGCCTAGACCGCAGCCAGTACGACAGGAATCTGCCGTTTATTACCAGTCAGGACTAA
- a CDS encoding GNAT family N-acetyltransferase: MTPTIRPFTPADTATCLALFESNMPDLFLPFERVDFEAYLLNPGAYWVVEQAGELVACGGVWQDPGRPERPAGLAWGMVRRDLHRSGLGSLLLRHRLSALHDIGSTECWIDTSQYSAPFFARHGFQEVRRTPDGYGAGMDEVVMVKRMDVRSG, encoded by the coding sequence ATGACGCCCACGATTCGCCCTTTTACTCCCGCCGACACCGCCACCTGCTTGGCGCTCTTTGAGTCCAACATGCCCGATCTCTTCCTGCCTTTCGAGCGGGTGGACTTCGAGGCGTATTTGCTGAATCCCGGCGCGTACTGGGTGGTGGAACAAGCCGGGGAATTGGTGGCTTGCGGCGGCGTGTGGCAAGACCCCGGCAGGCCAGAGCGTCCGGCGGGGCTGGCGTGGGGCATGGTGCGGCGCGACTTGCACCGCTCTGGCCTAGGTTCCCTGCTGCTACGCCATCGCCTTTCCGCGCTGCACGACATAGGATCAACGGAATGTTGGATAGACACCAGCCAATACAGCGCCCCCTTCTTCGCCCGCCACGGCTTTCAAGAAGTCAGGCGCACGCCAGATGGCTACGGAGCGGGTATGGATGAGGTGGTGATGGTTAAGAGAATGGACGTGAGGAGTGGGTGA
- the trpC gene encoding indole-3-glycerol phosphate synthase TrpC encodes MVQGSVDTSRESVKLDFSGVPGVLGRIVAERVADYAGAEASLGAARPRHRRFETALRADGLSLIAEVKRASPSQGAIAPLDPAEAALAYQAGGAAAISVLTEPRHFDGNPEALHAVVAAIALPVLRKDFVVHPAMLREAADWGASAALLMVSVLGGAVGEYLQMAHHLGLDALVEVHDERELDIAMGAGAEIIGVNNRDLTTLHIDLAVSPRLIACARAAGFTGLLVAESGYRTPADLVVVRGLADAVLVGSSLAGSGDLAQATRDLLSV; translated from the coding sequence ATGGTGCAAGGCAGCGTAGATACGTCCAGAGAAAGCGTGAAGCTGGATTTCAGCGGGGTTCCGGGCGTGCTGGGGCGCATCGTGGCCGAACGGGTGGCCGACTATGCGGGCGCAGAGGCCAGCTTGGGCGCGGCCCGCCCCCGCCATCGCCGCTTTGAAACTGCACTCCGGGCTGATGGATTGTCACTGATTGCCGAGGTCAAACGCGCCAGTCCCAGTCAGGGAGCCATTGCCCCGCTTGACCCGGCAGAGGCAGCGTTGGCCTACCAAGCGGGCGGCGCGGCGGCCATCAGCGTCCTTACAGAGCCGCGCCACTTTGACGGCAACCCAGAAGCTCTGCATGCCGTTGTTGCTGCCATTGCGCTGCCTGTTCTCCGCAAAGATTTCGTGGTACATCCGGCCATGCTGCGCGAGGCCGCCGATTGGGGCGCGTCTGCCGCCCTGCTGATGGTCAGCGTGTTGGGGGGAGCGGTAGGCGAGTATTTGCAGATGGCGCACCACCTGGGGCTAGATGCCCTGGTCGAAGTCCACGATGAACGCGAGCTGGACATTGCCATGGGGGCCGGAGCCGAAATCATCGGCGTAAACAACCGTGACCTGACCACGCTGCACATCGATCTGGCCGTCAGCCCGCGCCTGATTGCCTGCGCCCGCGCCGCAGGATTCACGGGCCTGCTGGTGGCCGAAAGTGGCTACCGCACCCCGGCAGATTTAGTTGTGGTGCGCGGACTGGCCGATGCCGTGTTGGTGGGCAGCAGCCTCGCCGGAAGCGGAGACTTGGCCCAGGCGACGCGGGACTTGCTGAGCGTTTAG
- a CDS encoding pseudouridine synthase, with the protein MNSNENNAGGSNSGTNAERLQKRLARAGVASRRAAEELITAGRVTVNGEVATLGRTVTPVDEVRVDGSLVETATTERVTFILHKPSGYVTTAHDELGRHTVMEAMPNVPGLHPVGRLDMDSEGLLLLTTDGDLTLTLTHPRYGHEKAYRAWTDGEYPPTQEELDGLIEGVLLEDGVAKAIDATPARVGAFVTIGDGRKRQVRRMLDAIGHPVVRLMRYRIGGLWLGDLEPGEYRELSERELYNLQNPDRVPPHVRERDERETMGRWG; encoded by the coding sequence ATGAATTCAAATGAGAACAATGCTGGCGGGAGCAACTCCGGCACCAACGCCGAACGCCTGCAAAAGCGTTTGGCGCGTGCTGGCGTAGCTTCCCGCCGCGCCGCTGAAGAACTGATTACAGCTGGCAGGGTCACCGTGAACGGCGAGGTCGCCACGCTGGGCCGCACCGTGACCCCTGTAGATGAAGTGCGCGTAGACGGCAGTTTGGTGGAAACCGCCACCACTGAACGCGTCACCTTTATTCTGCACAAACCGTCCGGGTACGTCACCACGGCCCACGATGAATTGGGGCGGCACACCGTGATGGAAGCCATGCCCAACGTTCCCGGCCTGCACCCGGTGGGGCGGCTGGATATGGACAGCGAGGGTCTGCTGCTCCTCACCACCGATGGCGATCTGACCCTCACGTTGACCCACCCGCGTTACGGCCACGAAAAAGCCTACCGCGCCTGGACAGACGGCGAATATCCGCCCACCCAGGAGGAGCTTGACGGCCTGATCGAAGGAGTGCTGCTCGAAGACGGGGTTGCCAAAGCCATAGACGCTACCCCGGCCCGCGTGGGCGCGTTTGTGACCATCGGTGACGGGCGCAAAAGGCAGGTACGCCGCATGTTGGACGCCATCGGCCACCCAGTCGTCCGCCTGATGCGCTACCGAATCGGCGGCCTGTGGCTGGGCGACCTCGAACCCGGCGAATACCGCGAACTCAGTGAGCGCGAACTGTACAACCTTCAGAACCCAGACCGCGTGCCGCCCCATGTGCGCGAGCGGGACGAACGCGAAACGATGGGGCGTTGGGGGTAA
- a CDS encoding ABC transporter substrate-binding protein yields MKKAIAIIGLTAAIAANSQAAAVTVTLACGAVGQELELCKAGADRWAKKTGNSVKIFESPNLTNDRLGLYQQQLAAKSSDIDVYQLDVVWPGLLSQHFVDLKTKVPAAEVNAHFKGIVAANTVNGKLVALPWFTDAGLLYYRTDLLTKYGYKTAPKTWAELATMAKKIQTGEQKANKSFAGFVWQGKNYEGLTCDALEWVVSFGGGTIVDDKGNITINNAKAAAALDAAASWVKNISPAGVTTYGEEEARGIFQSGNAAFMRNWPYAWALGQGDDSKVKGKIGVAPLPSGGARNAATLGGWQLGVSTYSKNQAAAISLVRYLAGPDEQKIRAVEGAYNPTIQTLYKDPAVLKANPFFGSLLSVFTSAVARPSGPTKGKYNQVSQAFSTAVSDVLNGKSKGTAAVAKLSTDLARIKGRGW; encoded by the coding sequence ATGAAGAAAGCAATCGCCATCATCGGTCTTACTGCTGCCATCGCAGCGAACTCTCAGGCCGCAGCGGTCACGGTCACCTTGGCCTGCGGCGCTGTTGGTCAGGAACTCGAACTGTGTAAAGCAGGCGCGGATCGTTGGGCCAAAAAGACGGGCAACTCCGTCAAAATCTTCGAAAGCCCCAACCTCACCAATGACCGCCTCGGCCTGTACCAGCAGCAGTTGGCCGCCAAAAGCAGCGACATCGACGTGTATCAGCTCGATGTCGTTTGGCCCGGCCTGCTGTCTCAGCATTTCGTTGACCTGAAGACCAAGGTGCCCGCCGCCGAAGTCAACGCTCACTTTAAAGGCATCGTTGCGGCCAACACCGTGAACGGCAAACTGGTGGCCCTGCCCTGGTTCACCGACGCTGGCCTGTTGTACTACCGCACCGACCTGCTGACCAAATACGGCTACAAGACTGCCCCCAAGACTTGGGCTGAGCTGGCCACGATGGCCAAGAAAATTCAGACCGGCGAGCAGAAGGCCAACAAGTCCTTTGCAGGCTTCGTGTGGCAGGGCAAGAACTATGAAGGCCTGACCTGCGACGCGCTGGAATGGGTCGTTTCCTTCGGCGGCGGCACCATCGTCGACGACAAGGGCAACATCACCATCAACAACGCCAAGGCTGCTGCTGCGCTCGACGCCGCTGCCAGCTGGGTCAAGAACATCTCGCCCGCAGGCGTCACCACCTACGGCGAAGAAGAAGCACGCGGTATTTTCCAGTCGGGCAACGCCGCGTTTATGCGCAACTGGCCCTACGCCTGGGCACTCGGCCAAGGCGACGACTCCAAGGTCAAGGGCAAGATCGGCGTCGCCCCTCTGCCCAGTGGCGGCGCACGCAACGCAGCCACGCTCGGCGGCTGGCAGCTCGGCGTCAGCACCTACTCCAAGAACCAGGCCGCCGCGATTTCGTTGGTGCGCTACCTCGCCGGCCCCGACGAGCAGAAGATTCGCGCCGTCGAAGGTGCCTACAACCCCACCATCCAGACGCTCTACAAAGACCCTGCAGTCCTGAAGGCAAACCCCTTCTTCGGCAGCCTCCTCAGCGTGTTCACCAGTGCCGTCGCCCGTCCTTCCGGCCCCACCAAAGGCAAGTACAACCAAGTGTCGCAGGCCTTCAGCACCGCCGTCAGCGACGTACTGAACGGCAAGAGCAAGGGCACGGCCGCCGTTGCCAAACTCTCCACCGACCTCGCCCGCATCAAGGGACGTGGCTGGTAA
- a CDS encoding carbohydrate ABC transporter permease produces MNLKRKNPALYYLQRTGFYILVAVITIYLMVPFLWAVLTSFRRSGDLFLQPLQFVTAPSTLNNYRDVFANENFINGLGYSLLVAVGAVAISLLFGSFAAYALGRFRFKGKSMIMYIILAVSVFPQIAVLGGLFTLIRTFDMYNNPIALVFSYLIFTIPFTVWVLTSFVRDIPGELEEAALVDGASPLRTLFSVLFPVMMPALVTTGLLAFINAWNEYLFALTFMGTRRTVPVVIANYSGATQFDQPWGQIMAASIVVTVPLIILVLVFQRNIVSGLTAGAVKG; encoded by the coding sequence ATGAATCTGAAACGCAAGAATCCCGCCCTGTATTACCTTCAGCGCACCGGTTTTTATATTTTGGTCGCGGTCATTACCATCTACCTGATGGTGCCCTTCTTGTGGGCCGTCCTGACAAGCTTCCGGAGATCTGGCGACTTGTTCTTGCAGCCGCTCCAATTCGTCACCGCGCCTTCTACCCTCAACAACTACCGCGACGTCTTTGCCAACGAAAACTTTATCAACGGCCTCGGCTATAGCTTGCTTGTCGCAGTGGGCGCAGTTGCCATCAGTCTCTTGTTCGGATCGTTTGCCGCTTATGCTCTGGGCCGCTTCCGGTTCAAGGGCAAGTCTATGATCATGTACATCATTCTGGCGGTCAGCGTTTTTCCGCAAATTGCTGTACTCGGCGGGCTGTTTACCCTGATTCGCACCTTCGATATGTACAACAACCCCATCGCCCTCGTCTTCAGCTACCTGATTTTCACCATTCCCTTCACGGTGTGGGTGCTGACCAGCTTTGTGCGCGATATTCCCGGCGAACTGGAAGAGGCTGCGCTCGTAGACGGCGCTTCACCGCTCCGCACACTGTTCTCGGTGCTGTTTCCGGTCATGATGCCCGCCCTGGTGACCACAGGTCTGCTGGCGTTCATCAACGCCTGGAATGAATACCTGTTCGCGCTGACGTTCATGGGCACTCGCCGCACCGTGCCTGTGGTCATCGCCAACTACTCCGGGGCCACGCAGTTCGACCAGCCCTGGGGCCAGATCATGGCCGCCAGCATCGTGGTTACTGTGCCGCTGATTATTCTGGTGCTCGTGTTCCAACGCAATATCGTTTCGGGTCTCACCGCCGGAGCCGTCAAAGGCTAA
- a CDS encoding 3D domain-containing protein, producing MLKMLNRFIHTFALLTLGVAAAVPALPAPELAADAVKDVLTVVAPAATAPAQAVAPRPAAAPTAAQPTAAQNRAAAVAQVTRATPARPATPVARAVAPVRAVSAPLAQAAPVRTGRTAIVRATAYNSLAGQTDSTPFITATGTRTRPGVVALSRDLLRSFPYGSKIMLEDMSGRYNNMLRGRVFVVEDTMAARKTNSLDIWMGTRSEAIQFGARTLRITAVR from the coding sequence ATGCTTAAAATGCTTAATCGTTTCATCCACACTTTTGCCCTGTTGACCCTTGGCGTAGCTGCCGCCGTGCCCGCCCTGCCTGCGCCCGAGTTGGCCGCCGACGCCGTCAAAGATGTGCTGACTGTCGTGGCTCCAGCTGCGACTGCTCCGGCTCAGGCAGTTGCTCCTCGTCCGGCTGCGGCCCCCACTGCTGCCCAACCAACGGCTGCTCAGAACCGGGCCGCTGCTGTGGCTCAGGTGACCCGCGCTACCCCGGCCCGCCCTGCTACGCCTGTTGCACGCGCTGTCGCCCCTGTCCGCGCCGTTTCTGCGCCCCTTGCTCAGGCTGCCCCCGTTCGCACAGGCCGCACCGCTATCGTGCGGGCTACCGCCTACAACAGCCTCGCGGGCCAGACCGACAGCACGCCGTTTATCACCGCCACCGGCACCCGCACCCGCCCCGGCGTGGTCGCCCTCAGCCGCGACCTGCTGCGCTCCTTTCCTTACGGCAGCAAAATCATGCTCGAAGACATGAGCGGGCGTTACAACAACATGCTGCGGGGCCGGGTTTTCGTTGTCGAAGACACGATGGCCGCCCGCAAGACCAACAGCCTCGACATATGGATGGGCACCCGCAGCGAAGCCATTCAGTTCGGCGCACGCACCCTGCGAATCACTGCTGTTCGCTAA
- a CDS encoding alpha-amylase family glycosyl hydrolase — translation MLKQCLDKQGSEWRPVAGLSSHVVRQTLLLSALLGSAASAQTAAAPSSFEGQIVYQVMPDRFADGNTANNAGVDRANPRAWHGGDLPGLTAKLPYIQNLGATALWMTPIYRQQASNSFETAAYHGYWPANFQDVDPHFGTLGDFDTLISGTQKAGMRVILDQVINHYGYAADVVKQQPAWFNGEAECAATTNKDVDCALAGLPDLKQSSPEVQKVLFDAADFWRKRGVDAFRYDAIKHVERPFLNALLARDRAAGTWTLGEWYDADTGTVSEWQRAGFDSLFLFSLQAAMRDAIMSGQGLDRVAGVVARAEELQRPGEVALFLDNHDVPRFANGTLFEDDGQARTKYGLRALMTLRGVPVIWQGTEIAMRGGTDPDNRRDMRFEADWTPAERSVYEVARAAIAARKANPSLSRGAQKLLPLPPKLESDLLLFTRELNGEPVLAAWHNGKARQSYSIRLSALGLTVGNLAATRSLFAGQDAKVSVSGGFLHLSLPGRDAAAFALK, via the coding sequence ATGCTCAAGCAGTGTTTAGACAAGCAGGGTTCAGAATGGCGACCTGTCGCGGGTCTGTCATCTCACGTTGTCCGGCAAACACTTTTGCTGTCGGCGTTGCTGGGTTCCGCTGCCAGTGCCCAAACTGCTGCGGCTCCGTCCAGTTTTGAAGGGCAGATCGTCTATCAGGTCATGCCTGACCGCTTTGCCGATGGCAATACAGCCAACAACGCTGGCGTAGACCGCGCCAATCCGCGTGCGTGGCATGGCGGCGACCTGCCCGGACTGACGGCCAAACTGCCGTACATTCAAAATCTGGGCGCAACGGCACTGTGGATGACGCCGATTTATCGCCAGCAGGCCAGCAATTCCTTCGAGACGGCGGCCTATCACGGCTACTGGCCCGCCAACTTTCAGGATGTAGACCCCCATTTCGGCACCCTGGGCGATTTCGACACCCTGATCAGTGGCACCCAGAAGGCCGGAATGCGCGTGATCCTCGATCAGGTCATCAACCATTACGGGTACGCGGCAGACGTGGTCAAGCAGCAGCCCGCGTGGTTTAACGGGGAAGCGGAGTGCGCCGCCACAACCAACAAAGACGTGGACTGCGCGTTGGCGGGTCTGCCCGACCTGAAGCAGTCCAGTCCAGAGGTTCAAAAAGTTCTGTTCGACGCTGCTGATTTCTGGCGGAAGCGGGGAGTGGACGCCTTCCGATACGACGCGATCAAGCACGTGGAGCGGCCCTTTCTGAATGCGCTGCTGGCCCGTGACCGCGCCGCCGGAACCTGGACATTGGGCGAATGGTACGACGCCGATACAGGCACGGTGTCCGAGTGGCAGCGGGCCGGATTCGACAGCCTGTTCCTGTTCAGCCTTCAGGCCGCCATGCGCGACGCCATTATGAGTGGTCAGGGGCTTGACCGGGTGGCGGGCGTGGTGGCGCGGGCCGAAGAACTCCAGCGTCCCGGCGAAGTGGCGCTGTTTCTGGATAATCATGACGTGCCGCGCTTTGCCAACGGCACCCTCTTTGAAGACGATGGGCAGGCCCGCACCAAATACGGCCTGCGTGCGCTGATGACTCTGCGCGGCGTGCCCGTGATCTGGCAGGGCACCGAGATCGCCATGCGCGGCGGCACCGACCCCGACAACCGCCGCGATATGCGCTTTGAGGCCGACTGGACACCTGCTGAACGCAGCGTCTACGAGGTGGCCCGCGCCGCCATCGCTGCACGCAAGGCCAATCCGTCACTGAGCCGGGGGGCGCAAAAGTTGTTGCCCTTGCCGCCCAAACTGGAAAGTGATTTGCTGCTGTTTACCCGCGAACTGAACGGCGAGCCGGTGCTGGCCGCATGGCACAACGGCAAAGCCCGCCAGTCCTATTCCATTCGTCTTTCGGCGCTTGGGTTGACGGTCGGGAACTTGGCAGCCACACGCAGTCTCTTCGCAGGACAGGATGCCAAAGTGAGTGTCAGCGGCGGCTTTTTACATCTGAGCCTGCCGGGGCGGGATGCAGCAGCGTTTGCGCTGAAGTGA
- a CDS encoding carbohydrate ABC transporter permease, giving the protein MTTNATPKLDAPIRRRGIEAARAQQALWLLLPTLIAIALVAGYPLYRTIFFSLFEASLTTPDERTFLGIGNFWFTTAEGVQLGFLQDPKWWEAVKNTMLFTVVSVFLETVFGMIIALVVNTAFPGRAFLRTAMLVPWAIPTVVSAQMWGYMYNDSFGLIGRGLLGGQALLANTDSAIWALIAVDVWKTTSFMALLILAGLQSLPTDMYEAADMDGATKWTQFWRMTLPLLRPALLVALVFRSLDALRVFDVMYVMLGPVNAGTTSMTGYARLQLIDNSLLGMGSAVSVAIFLIIMVIVVLYVTAFRVKFD; this is encoded by the coding sequence ATGACCACCAATGCCACACCCAAACTTGACGCACCCATCAGACGCCGGGGCATCGAGGCGGCCCGCGCCCAACAAGCCCTGTGGCTGCTGCTTCCTACGCTGATTGCCATTGCACTTGTGGCTGGCTACCCGCTGTACCGCACCATTTTCTTTTCGCTGTTCGAGGCCAGCCTAACCACGCCAGATGAGCGCACCTTTTTGGGCATCGGTAATTTCTGGTTCACCACTGCCGAAGGCGTGCAACTGGGCTTTTTGCAAGACCCCAAATGGTGGGAAGCGGTCAAGAACACCATGTTGTTTACGGTGGTTTCCGTCTTCCTAGAGACCGTTTTTGGCATGATTATCGCCCTCGTCGTGAACACGGCTTTTCCGGGCCGCGCCTTCCTAAGAACCGCCATGCTGGTGCCGTGGGCCATTCCTACGGTGGTCAGTGCCCAGATGTGGGGCTACATGTACAACGATTCCTTTGGCCTGATCGGGCGCGGATTGTTGGGCGGGCAAGCACTGCTGGCCAATACCGACAGCGCAATTTGGGCGCTGATCGCGGTGGACGTGTGGAAGACCACTTCGTTTATGGCCCTGCTGATTCTGGCTGGCCTGCAAAGCCTGCCCACCGATATGTACGAAGCCGCCGACATGGACGGCGCGACCAAGTGGACGCAGTTTTGGCGCATGACCCTACCCTTGTTGCGGCCTGCGCTACTGGTAGCGTTGGTGTTCCGTAGCCTCGACGCCCTGCGCGTGTTCGATGTGATGTACGTGATGTTGGGGCCGGTGAATGCGGGCACCACCTCCATGACCGGTTACGCCCGGTTGCAACTGATCGATAACTCGCTCCTCGGGATGGGCAGCGCTGTTTCTGTGGCGATTTTCCTCATCATCATGGTGATCGTCGTGCTGTATGTCACGGCTTTCCGCGTCAAGTTCGATTAA